The following coding sequences are from one Musa acuminata AAA Group cultivar baxijiao chromosome BXJ1-6, Cavendish_Baxijiao_AAA, whole genome shotgun sequence window:
- the LOC135677149 gene encoding gamma-glutamyl hydrolase 2-like isoform X1, whose product MTSGRWNSLCVLLLILIASFITSISSYGETMGGSVLLRGRWGEEAEFFDYAGEASSCPSTDPSLYYLPVIGIVTHPGDGASGRLSNVTSASNIPASYVKFVESAGARVIPLIYNEPEETLLDVGPFLLSFLLPNSVSQSKKLRKLSLVNGVLFTGGWAKKGLYFETITKLFQVTLERNDAGDHFPLFAICLGFELVSMIISNDCDICERFKGENQASTLYFPDYAEIKGSVFERFPLELLWKLSTECLAMQNHKYGLSPKRLKDNVALSSFFRILTTSKDENGKDYVSTAQAYNYPVTGFQWHPEKNAFEWGLSMIPHSEDAVRVTQHVANYLISEARKSSNRPPTEKVLDNLIYNYSPTYCGKAGRGYDEVYIFS is encoded by the exons ATGACCTCAGGGCGGTGGAATTCCCTATGCGTCCTTCTTCTCATTCTCATCGCCTCTTTCATCACCTCCATCTCGTCCTACGGAGAAACCATGGGCGGTTCCGTCCTTCTCCGAGGTAGGTGGGGAGAGGAGGCCGAGTTCTTTGATTACGCCGGGGAGGCGTCGAGCTGCCCGTCGACGGACCCCTCCCTCTACTACCTTCCGGTAATCGGGATCGTGACCCACCCCGGGGACGGCGCCTCCGGCCGGCTCAGCAATGTCACTAGCGCATCCAACATCCCGGCCTCCTACGTCAAGTTCGTCGAGTCCGCGGGGGCCCGGGTCATCCCTCTCATATATAACGAGCCCGAGGAGACCCTCCTGGACGTAGGACCGTTCCTTCTCTCTTTCCTTCTTCCTAACTCAGTTTCTCAGTCGAAGAAACTTAGG AAGTTGAGTTTGGTTAATGGCGTATTATTCACCGGCGGATGGGCTAAGAAGGGATTGTACTTTGAGACCATAACGAAACTGTTTCAG GTAACTTTGGAGAGAAATGACGCAGGGGACCATTTTCCCCTGTTTGCAATTTGTTTAGGGTTTGAGCTTGTAAGCATGATTATAAGCAAC GACTGCGATATATGTGAGAGATTTAAAGGAGAGAATCAAGCGTCCACTCTTTATTTTCCAGATTATGCAGAAATTAAAGGGTCTGTTTTTGAGAG ATTCCCACTTGAATTATTATGGAAGTTAAGCACAGAATGTCTTGCCATgcaaaatcataaa TATGGTTTATCACCTAAGAGGTTGAAAGATAATGTTGCGCTTTCAAGCTTTTTCAGGATTTTGACAACATCGAAGGATGAAAATGGTAAG GATTATGTTTCAACCGCACAAGCATATAACTATCCTGTGACTGGCTTCCAGTGGCATCCAGAG AAAAATGCTTTTGAATGGGGATTATCAATGATACCACATAGTGAGGATGCAGTGCGAGTAACTCAACATGTCGCGAATTACTTAATCAG TGAGGCACGAAAATCCTCAAACAGACCTCCCACTGAGAAAGTTCTGGACAATCTCATATACAATTATAGCCCCACTTACTGCGGGAAGGCTGG GAGAGGATACGATGAAGTCTACATCTTCTCTTAA
- the LOC135677149 gene encoding gamma-glutamyl hydrolase 2-like isoform X2 yields MTSGRWNSLCVLLLILIASFITSISSYGETMGGSVLLRGRWGEEAEFFDYAGEASSCPSTDPSLYYLPVIGIVTHPGDGASGRLSNVTSASNIPASYVKFVESAGARVIPLIYNEPEETLLDKLSLVNGVLFTGGWAKKGLYFETITKLFQVTLERNDAGDHFPLFAICLGFELVSMIISNDCDICERFKGENQASTLYFPDYAEIKGSVFERFPLELLWKLSTECLAMQNHKYGLSPKRLKDNVALSSFFRILTTSKDENGKDYVSTAQAYNYPVTGFQWHPEKNAFEWGLSMIPHSEDAVRVTQHVANYLISEARKSSNRPPTEKVLDNLIYNYSPTYCGKAGRGYDEVYIFS; encoded by the exons ATGACCTCAGGGCGGTGGAATTCCCTATGCGTCCTTCTTCTCATTCTCATCGCCTCTTTCATCACCTCCATCTCGTCCTACGGAGAAACCATGGGCGGTTCCGTCCTTCTCCGAGGTAGGTGGGGAGAGGAGGCCGAGTTCTTTGATTACGCCGGGGAGGCGTCGAGCTGCCCGTCGACGGACCCCTCCCTCTACTACCTTCCGGTAATCGGGATCGTGACCCACCCCGGGGACGGCGCCTCCGGCCGGCTCAGCAATGTCACTAGCGCATCCAACATCCCGGCCTCCTACGTCAAGTTCGTCGAGTCCGCGGGGGCCCGGGTCATCCCTCTCATATATAACGAGCCCGAGGAGACCCTCCTGGAC AAGTTGAGTTTGGTTAATGGCGTATTATTCACCGGCGGATGGGCTAAGAAGGGATTGTACTTTGAGACCATAACGAAACTGTTTCAG GTAACTTTGGAGAGAAATGACGCAGGGGACCATTTTCCCCTGTTTGCAATTTGTTTAGGGTTTGAGCTTGTAAGCATGATTATAAGCAAC GACTGCGATATATGTGAGAGATTTAAAGGAGAGAATCAAGCGTCCACTCTTTATTTTCCAGATTATGCAGAAATTAAAGGGTCTGTTTTTGAGAG ATTCCCACTTGAATTATTATGGAAGTTAAGCACAGAATGTCTTGCCATgcaaaatcataaa TATGGTTTATCACCTAAGAGGTTGAAAGATAATGTTGCGCTTTCAAGCTTTTTCAGGATTTTGACAACATCGAAGGATGAAAATGGTAAG GATTATGTTTCAACCGCACAAGCATATAACTATCCTGTGACTGGCTTCCAGTGGCATCCAGAG AAAAATGCTTTTGAATGGGGATTATCAATGATACCACATAGTGAGGATGCAGTGCGAGTAACTCAACATGTCGCGAATTACTTAATCAG TGAGGCACGAAAATCCTCAAACAGACCTCCCACTGAGAAAGTTCTGGACAATCTCATATACAATTATAGCCCCACTTACTGCGGGAAGGCTGG GAGAGGATACGATGAAGTCTACATCTTCTCTTAA
- the LOC103989601 gene encoding transcription factor MYB15 has product MGRAPCCDKAKVKRGPWSPDEDAKLKSYIEQHGTGGNWIALPQKIGLRRCGKSCRLRWLNYLRPNIKHGGFSEEEDSIICRLYISIGSRWSIIAAHLPGRTDNDVKNHWNTRLKKKLFGKQCDGRQPPPRKLGRPKQESISYGCNGDGLGVRPADRWTPQQMHPIGHAGHTEGPSHGSPLVAPATPPLPLPICDSATLLSSSLRRGSSREDSQSSNGFSTELDELFQFDSVKLEGFDCFDGSEGMNWNEESSLMCPDAVQQWPPLEEPVRRGMW; this is encoded by the exons ATGGGACGAGCCCCCTGCTGCGACAAAGCCAAAGTGAAGCGAGGGCCGTGGTCGCCCGACGAGGACGCCAAGCTCAAGTCCTACATCGAGCAGCACGGCACCGGCGGCAACTGGATCGCCCTCCCCCAAAAGATCG GCCTCAGACGCTGCGGCAAGAGCTGCCGCCTCCGGTGGCTCAACTATCTCCGGCCAAACATCAAGCATGGAGGGTTCTCCGAAGAAGAGGATAGCATTATATGCAGACTGTACATCAGCATCGGTAGCAG GTGGTCTATTATTGCTGCACATTTGCCGGGGAGGACCGACAACGATGTCAAGAACCACTGGAACACGAGGCTGAAGAAGAAGCTCTTCGGCAAGCAGTGCGACGGCCGTCAGCCGCCCCCCCGTAAGCTCGGCCGCCCCAAGCAAGAATCTATTAGTTACGGCTGTAACGGAGATGGACTTGGCGTCCGCCCTGCCGATCGCTGGACTCCGCAGCAGATGCATCCGATCGGCCACGCAGGCCATACCGAGGGACCGAGCCACGGAAGTCCTCTCGTTGCTCCTGCAACGCCGCCGCTGCCCCTGCCGATCTGCGACTCTGCCACCCTGCTCTCCTCTTCCCTGCGCCGCGGTTCGTCCCGTGAAGATTCCCAAAGCTCCAATGGCTTTTCGACCGAGCTGGATGAGCTGTTCCAGTTCGACTCGGTCAAGTTAGAAGGATTCGACTGCTTCGATGGATCTGAAGGCATGAACTGGAACGAGGAAAGCTCTTTGATGTGCCCAGACGCGGTGCAGCAGTGGCCACCATTGGAAGAGCCAGTGCGACGGGGCATGTGGTAG
- the LOC135677149 gene encoding gamma-glutamyl hydrolase 2-like isoform X3, which produces MTSGRWNSLCVLLLILIASFITSISSYGETMGGSVLLRGRWGEEAEFFDYAGEASSCPSTDPSLYYLPVIGIVTHPGDGASGRLSNVTSASNIPASYVKFVESAGARVIPLIYNEPEETLLDVGPFLLSFLLPNSVSQSKKLRKLSLVNGVLFTGGWAKKGLYFETITKLFQVTLERNDAGDHFPLFAICLGFELVSMIISNDCDICERFKGENQASTLYFPDYAEIKGSVFERFPLELLWKLSTECLAMQNHKYGLSPKRLKDNVALSSFFRILTTSKDENGLCFNRTSI; this is translated from the exons ATGACCTCAGGGCGGTGGAATTCCCTATGCGTCCTTCTTCTCATTCTCATCGCCTCTTTCATCACCTCCATCTCGTCCTACGGAGAAACCATGGGCGGTTCCGTCCTTCTCCGAGGTAGGTGGGGAGAGGAGGCCGAGTTCTTTGATTACGCCGGGGAGGCGTCGAGCTGCCCGTCGACGGACCCCTCCCTCTACTACCTTCCGGTAATCGGGATCGTGACCCACCCCGGGGACGGCGCCTCCGGCCGGCTCAGCAATGTCACTAGCGCATCCAACATCCCGGCCTCCTACGTCAAGTTCGTCGAGTCCGCGGGGGCCCGGGTCATCCCTCTCATATATAACGAGCCCGAGGAGACCCTCCTGGACGTAGGACCGTTCCTTCTCTCTTTCCTTCTTCCTAACTCAGTTTCTCAGTCGAAGAAACTTAGG AAGTTGAGTTTGGTTAATGGCGTATTATTCACCGGCGGATGGGCTAAGAAGGGATTGTACTTTGAGACCATAACGAAACTGTTTCAG GTAACTTTGGAGAGAAATGACGCAGGGGACCATTTTCCCCTGTTTGCAATTTGTTTAGGGTTTGAGCTTGTAAGCATGATTATAAGCAAC GACTGCGATATATGTGAGAGATTTAAAGGAGAGAATCAAGCGTCCACTCTTTATTTTCCAGATTATGCAGAAATTAAAGGGTCTGTTTTTGAGAG ATTCCCACTTGAATTATTATGGAAGTTAAGCACAGAATGTCTTGCCATgcaaaatcataaa TATGGTTTATCACCTAAGAGGTTGAAAGATAATGTTGCGCTTTCAAGCTTTTTCAGGATTTTGACAACATCGAAGGATGAAAATG GATTATGTTTCAACCGCACAAGCATATAA
- the LOC103989602 gene encoding heat stress transcription factor A-4b, translating to MEGSRGSSNSPPPFLTKTYEMVDDPSTNSIVSWSPSNTSFVVWNPPEFARDLLPKYFKHNNFSSFVRQLNTYGFRKTDPDQWEFANDDFIRGQRHLLQNIYRRKPVHSHSLHNQGNTSEAERQELEEEIERLKQKKGTLLNEFQKQTQQRHGMEHQMQSLEDRLQVLENRQRSLMDFLAQIIQKPGFLSNIVQFSDLRSKKRRLPKIDFLSEDAIMEDNQIASFQPVAREKSDILPMYALDMEPFEKMESSLNSLENFFKSVSQASGDDVCYDSIVPCLPSNVILDEMNASSGETDVNLQLLFPKLHPPSPCPGDIHSSPEVAESTSDAETSVIPATEIQTDSQSKVSKIDMNLAPAAIDIDSSRGQTTGTVAPTGANDVFWEQFLTEIPGSSETKEVQSKRRDLDDKQSQGELGERGNTWCDGKNVDHLAGKMENLTSAD from the exons ATGGAAGGCTCTCGGGGGAGCTCGAATTCCCCTCCCCCGTTCCTCACGAAGACATACGAGATGGTGGACGACCCGTCGACGAACTCCATCGTTTCATGGAGCCCCTCAAACACGAGCTTCGTCGTGTGGAATCCGCCGGAGTTTGCTAGGGATTTGCTTCCCAAGTATTTTAAGCACAACAATTTCTCCAGCTTCGTCAGGCAGCTCAACACTTAT GGTTTCAGAAAAACAGACCCTGATCAATGGGAGTTCGCAAATGACGATTTCATACGAGGACAAAGGCACCTCTTACAAAACATTTACAGACGCAAGCCGGTGCATAGCCATTCGCTGCACAACCAAGGCAACACTTCGGAAGCTGAAAGACAGGAGCTTGAAGAGGAAATTGAGAGGCTTAAGCAAAAAAAGGGTACACTTTTGAATGAGTTTCAGAAGCAGACACAGCAGCGGCATGGAATGGAGCACCAAATGCAGTCCTTAGAGGATAGATTGCAGGTTTTGGAAAACCGACAGAGAagcctcatggacttcttggcacAAATCATACAGAAACCCGGGTTCCTTTCTAACATTGTACAATTCTCTGATCTTCGTAGCAAGAAAAGGAGATTGCCAAAGATCGATTTTCTAAGTGAGGATGCTATAATGGAAGATAACCAGATCGCGTCTTTTCAGCCTGTTGCAAGAGAAAAGTCTGACATTCTTCCTATGTATGCACTCGACATGGAGCCATTTGAGAAGATGGAATCATCGTTGAATTCATTGGAAAATTTCTTCAAAAGTGTTAGTCAAGCTTCTGGTGACGATGTCTGCTATGATAGTATCGTGCCATGCCTGCCCTCTAATGtgattcttgatgagatgaatgcATCATCCGGGGAGACTGATGTGAATTTGCAATTGCTGTTTCCTAAACTGCATCCTCCTTCACCTTGCCCGGGAGATATTCATTCATCTCCAGAGGTAGCAGAATCCACTAGTGATGCAGAAACGTCTGTTATTCCTGCAACCGAAATACAAACAGATTCACAAAGCAAGGTTTCTAAGATAGACATGAATTTAGCACCTGCTGCCATAGATATTGATTCGTCAAGAGGTCAAACTACCGGAACTGTGGCACCGACAGGGGCAAATGATGTGTTCTGGGAACAGTTTCTTACGGAGATCCCAGGTTCTTCTGAGACAAAGGAAGTCCagtcaaaaagaagagatttagaTGACAAACAAAGTCAAGGAGAGTTGGGAGAGCGAGGAAACACATGGTGCGACGGGAAAAATGTTGATCACCTTGCAGGAAAGATGGAAAATCTCACTTCAGCAGATTAA